The Nerophis lumbriciformis linkage group LG09, RoL_Nlum_v2.1, whole genome shotgun sequence nucleotide sequence gggatattaacttcgctgaacgtctatatatattttttttaaatacacacacaccgagcacccactggcagaaatgtagatcgacgACTATGGTGGCAAGTGTAACATCTGAGTCACATATCGCAAAGATACTAGTTAGGTGCCATTACTCGACTATATTCATGTGAAAGTGAGGCGGTGTACTCACGCTCTGGTCTTGGGGAAGCCCATGGACAGCAGTACGTCCAGAGTGGACCCATGTTTGACGGTGCCTACCCGATTCTGGCGCTGCCTCCGCGGGGTCACTTTGGCGTATAGTTCCTCTTTAGCAGCCATGACTCACCGCTCCATCTGCACGGACGCTCCGTTGACGTATTTTCATTtactcaacaaaaaaagacaaGCAAGGTTATATGTTACCAAAAAAAATAGTCTCAGGAGGGTCGATTTAGGTGCGCCAAACACTttggttggttttcatccagcacGTCCGGACCACCACATAGCGGGTCAGCCATGGCAAGTCAGCTCTGCTCTTCCGGCCGGCGGCCGTGAGCGTAAGCCACGGTCCCCGAACATGTTAGCTTGGAGCTCGCCTCTCGCATCCGGTCCACGCTGCAAGAAATCAGATGGAACTCAACGCCAGCTTCCTTCCTCCTCCTTCCTTCGCGGGATTATATATGGATGGTTTCTGGCTGGTCTGCCGAGGAGAGCGGAATCGGCAAACCATCAAGTCAAAGTGGCAGCGGATTGGTGATAAACGAACCAGACACCCAATAAATTGGCCAGTGAAAAGGACAGCGACGTGATAAAGAACTACCGCGACATTAATCAGATGTGTTCGAGGCGGTGTGATGAAAAGTGTCAGGCTGGGGGTGGATGGTGGAAAGAGTGCTTCACACTTCCTGTCTGGGGGAGAAAAAAAGAGGGCATTGATGCGCATGCGCTGTGGACAGCCAATGAAAAAAGAGCACCGTCAACTGTTGCTATGGTAGAGACAGGCTAACTTCTCGAGGTCTAACTTCTGTCATCAATGGATTTAGCTGCTaaatccatcgatccatccacaAAGTTTACTAtatgacaggggtgtcaaacgtaaggcccgcgggccggatcaggcccgtgaacaggttttatccggttcgcgggatgagtttgctaagtataaaaatgagccaacatttttgaatgaaagaaactgctattgtaaatgtgtccactagctgtcgcaatagcaattctttgtagaatatgctacatatgtaaaaaaacaaaaaacaaaaaaacacatgttcgcgcaccagtcaaggaaaatgatcaaactacataaataacatcctgtaatttgattttgatataatttttttatcttgatagattgaaaattaacaccaatgcgtTGACAGATgaccattatcacataatttattcagaaaatataaataacgacaaataaagatagaatactattagccGCAACATGtagatgtaaaaaaacaaaacaacaacattatgatttgtacaatttcagaatgtgcttgttctatttttaaacaaagaagacaatctgaagttgtctttatttttaagttatcgtgccagtccggcccacttgggggtAGATTTTCTCAATgttgcccccgatctaaaatgagtttgacacccctgatttagcccCTCTAACATATTGAAATTataatttgtggatttttttgaAGCAGTGTATCACCACTTCTACTGCATATTAACGATTGTTCGATTGTGACAAAACTGTTAATTGTTGATGTACAACGGGTCACtagaccagctcagtggccttgtggttagactcTAACcgttagagcgtccgccctgagactgggaggttgggagttcaaacagagtcataccaaagactacaaaaatgggacccattgcctccctgcttggcactcagcatcaagggttggaattgggggttaaatcaccaaatgattcccgagcgtggcgcacgctgctgctcactgctcccctcatggggatgggtcaaatgcaggacgAATttccattacacctagtgtgtgtgtgacaatcattggaactttaacttagcGAGAAAATAATTTAACATCAGTATCTACTCCGcaatataaaacatccatccatccatccattttctaccgcttgtcccttttggggtcgcgaggggtgctggagcctatctcagctgcattcgggcggaaggcggggtacaccctggacaagtcaccatctcatcacagggccaacacagatagacagacaacattcacactcacattcacacactagggccaatttagtgttgccaatcaacctatccccaggtgcatgaatttggaggtgggaggaagccggagtaaccggagggaacccacgcagtcacggggaaaacatgcaaactccacacagaaagatcccgagcccgggattgaactcaggactactcaggaccttcgtattgtgaggcacatgcactaacccctgttccaccgtgctgccccaataaAAAACAAATCCATGAAAATCAActtaaccaaaaaaaaatgtaaatcacaTCACAAAACATTATCACCTAAATCGTGTATAAACAGATTAATTGCGCAATACAAACGTCAGTGCAATGAGTGAGGGGACTGACTGAGTGTGCTCACTGGAAAATATAACCTGACTGAAATTCAGATAATATAAATTTTGAGCAAATAACTGATACGCATTCAAGTAAGACATTTAAAGTCTactgtgacattctgacaataaaattccaTGTGTGTCGAAATATTGGGGtcattttttaaacttaattACCATTTTGCTCGGAAGTAATTTACTGTAGTTTATCAAAATGCAAACGTGTTATTACtctgattgaaaaaaatataattttactacATTCATTCGTATAGATGCCGAACAAAATGTTTTATACAAATGTTGCTAACCATTGTGGAGACACCAGCAGAgtaattttttaacacatttttattaacaATATACAAATGTTACATATATCAGGTTGATTCATCAGTTTCAAACTCTCAGCAACATAcagtatttaaaaaacaacattaagGGCTACCAAATAAATATAGTACTTTATTTGATGTTGAATAAATGCATGATATAAAccaatgtctatctgtgttgactctGTAAAAAACACGATTGTTGAAAGATTAACtacaaaaagtatttaaaaaaaaaaaatcaaaaaaataagtTGAGGTAAAACATCCAAAACATGACCATACAAAAATGTTAGGATTTTGTTAGGATGTGTTTAAACCACAGCATTAATTCACACTTTCCTGTGATGTAATTGTATTAACAGGCAATAAAATCACTGTGCTGGAAAAACACTGAATCTACCCTGCTTGCATTAGTTTAACCAATGTACTCTAGTTCCCAAACTGCAAACACAAACAAAGAGCAATCGAGAACAACTATATTATACGTTCAGTTCATTCTCCAGTTAATTATACAGTATCGTAATTAGAATGTTAATCTAAAATGCATATGTGTTACAAAGTATGTCAGTCACACCTTCACTTAAAAGGGCTGTTTACAACTTActcaaagaaaaaacatttttaaccaaaaaatataaCACAAAAACACCACCGGCAAATTAGCTACTTTTAATACTTCAGCAgaagtttttttctttaaagtgtCTAGATTTTTCACAATGAATTACTATTAATATTGACTAAATTGTGTTTCTCGGCCTGAGGAATTTGTCCGGCACTTAGGCTTGTCACTTTCTCGTCCACACGTACACAAAGGGAGCACACGTCcacacacaaaagcagtccaTGAAAAACAGTTAACAATTAGAGGTCTTGTTGTTACCAATAGAATATACATTTGATGATAGCTAAGATGATAGCTAACGTCAGTAGCTAAACTTTGCTAAATCActatcattagctgacaacaCTCAAAGCTAATGTCCGTGTGTGGTTTTTTTggggttattttttttacatacaggcGCACTTACATTAGTTGCTAAAAGCCAAAAGATGGCAGGCTATAATGCTTTCAACATTCTCGAAACTTAGCGGTCTCCATATCATCTGTGTAAAGGTTGCAAACAACccctttaagttttttttattattccaaGAAAGGCCAAGGAGAATAATTTATACTATCAAAAGCACAAAAAAAgactatttacaaaaaaaaaaaacttcttggtACACAGGTTTTCAAAAAGAATGGTACTAACAGCCAGTTTCAAAAGTTTAAAGTTGACATGTTATTAAAATGACTTTTTGCAAGTTTTAATTAAAAACGAAATCAGGAGCATACTCCAAAAATCCAAAGAGTTTTGGTCCGTAGAATCCTCAGACTGCTTAGTAACATTACAGACACTATTTAACTTGGTGTGCAATTATTTTCCTGTAGGTccttatttcttctaaaatgaatgtttaaaactTGAAAAGCTGATGTAAAGCAGATGAAACAGATTAAATAAATGTATCAACGTACTGCTCTTTGACAACTCATTGTATATACAACATCAAAAAGACAAACAGTTCAAACCAGGCTCTAGCTTGGAGGCTATACCACAAAAGATGACTTCTGCTTGAAATCCCCCTAAGAAACAAACACATCAGAAAGCATTATTTGAATATGAATAACCTGGCCACTATTTTAAAGATGTCACCTGTTAGCAATTAGCAAACATTGAACACACAAATAATGATGAAAGCTTAGAAGCAAAGCAGTGTCATACATACATCATCATCTTCGCCACCATACAGTGAAGGGGGCTGGTAGACCACATTGGGTTTTTGTGTCCTGAAAGACACATTTGAAAGACAAGAGACCATTTCACACATCCAAAAACTAACCGGTTTAGATAATGTGGAAATTGATTATCTGATGCAATCCACTGCATCAGATGGCAAAAAATTGGCAAATTCCTCTTACCTTTCAGTTATTTCTGCAAAGAGAAGAAAGAACATCAAGTTGTTAGTTTAATTACATtacataattaattaattacattttataagTCACACAAATTACCCTCTGCCTCTTTAAGTATTATGGTGTAATGTAACATGGACACATTTAACTGTTACAACTCTTGGTTGGGATTATTGCAGCTATAGGGGaggtgagcatacttgccaaccctcccgattttccagggagactcccgaatttcagtgcccctcccgaaaatctcccggggcaaccaatctACCGaacttctcccgatttccacccggtcaacaatattggaggcgtgccttaaaggcctactgaaacccactactaccgaccacgcagtctgatagtttatatataaatgatgaaatcttaacattgcaacacatgccaatacggccgggttagcttactaaagtggaattttaaatttcgcgcaaaatatcctgctgaaaacgtctcggtatgatgacgtcagcgtgtgacgtcacggattgtggaggacattttgggacagcatagtggccagctattaagtcgtctgatttcatcgcaaaattccacagtattctggacatctgtgttggtgaatcttttgcaatttgttcaataaacaatggagacagcaaagaagaaagctgtaggtgggaagcgatgtattgcggccgactgcagcaacacaaacacagccggtgtttcattgtttacattcccggaagatgacagtcaagctttaccattggcctgtggagaactgggacaacagagactcttaccaggaggactttgagttggatgcgcagacacggtaccgtgagtacgcatgcagctgcggcttccaaacatttgatcgcttgcccgtacgtgcgtgccactatgtgcatgtcacgtacgtaacttgtgacgtcacgctactcgtctgctacttccggtacaggcaaggcttttttatcagcgaccaaaagttgcgaactttatcgtcgatgttctctactaaatcctttcagcaaaaatatggcaatatcgcgaaatgatcaagtatgacacatagaatggacctgctatccccgtttgaataagaaaatcacatttcagtaggcctttaaaggcactgcctttaacgtcctctctcacctgtcgtcgcgtctgcttttcctccatacaaacagcgtgccggcccagtcacataatatacgcggcattcacacacacataagtaaatgcaagcatacttgatcaataaccatacaggccacactgagggtggccgtataaacaactttcacactgttacaaatatgcgccacactgtgaacccacaccaaacaagaatgacaaacacatttcgggagaacatccgcaccgtaacacaacagaacaaatacccagaatcccttgcagcactaactcttccgggaccctacaatatacacccccgctaccaccaaaccccctcccccccatctcacgaatttggaggtctcaaggttggcaagtatggaagtgAGTAATGTATCAGAGGCAACTATTACATCCTAGGACAGAATAAGGAAATATATACTCACTGGGCAGATATCCTTTCTTGTGAGCGTACCAAATTCCTACAGCAAGTAGGACGAGCAGCAGTAGAGCCACAATTACCCCAGCAACAATGCCTCCTGTGTTTACGTCACCTAAAAGAATGTGGCAAaacatttcagttcagttcagtttaatttgaacatgcatacgatacaacgtaatgcatcacatattttcaattgtttcattacagcacgtccaaaatggagtaggaagaagcagagtttatttaatcctcctGCTTTACATATCATAGGAATTTTAttgatttacagtaaaacacaagCTTATCCATTCAAAAATACAATAGATATTGTGTTTCTGTTATAGGACGTGATATATCTGCACGCAGACTCTACACAAAGTGTGCACGGATGTTGACACTGTTTTGACGTCATGCAGTAGgccaactcattttcattgagggccacatcacagttatggctacTCTCAAAGGGACACTTAAAACAGTAAATACACTTGAAGATGAACATATAATCACCTCATGATTATTACACAATCGcatatgcatttttttaatatattttttacgtacaaattgaaaacttgctttgaaatcacaattcaaggtgacaagcagatataaaagtatttttatttttcaaaaacatttaatacattatactgtataacaacataatatttgttgcattgtcagaaaatattaaagtttaaaatgtatgcaatttcatgcagtagatgtttttttttttcctttcaaaacAGAAAAAATGAAAAGATTAGAAAGATGAAGAAAAACAAAGTACTTTATTCACACAATTCCAGGCTTTCGTGAGCCACATAAAATTTGGACCCCTGGCATTGAGGTTTACACCTGTGTCATACAGAATGTTTAAGTTAGTGTGCGGTTGGAAACTTGTCAATTTTTAAACCCTAATTTTAATGTGTGAAGCTACGAAAAGTGTGACAAATGTGTGGAAGAATAGACAAGCTAGTGAATGTAACAAAAATACTATGTTACAATCCATATTTTTGGGGtcttagttttaaaaaaaaaacacttttcaaaGTGGTGGCACACACATTTAAAGACACACCTCCTGACTTATTTACAAATTGCTATGCCAATCAATTAACTTTAGCCACCACAGAACTATATATACAATCAATACAGCgatacattttaatatttaagCTTGAACAAAGAAATATACAATAACTCTACACATGGTTGAAAGAGTGCATAGGAATATGCATCCTTTTCtgcgttgatttttttttaaatccaagtcTGCGGTGAAAGTTAACACATTTTAACACCTGCTGACGCAACTTTTTAGTGCGCAGCAACCTTTATCAATGAGGCCCCTGAACACTGTGGAAAGGTTTGTAGACATTTGGGAAGAAATCCTTAACCCGCCACTGACTTTGCGTAAAACTCAGCacgcttttttttaaatcagtcatGTTGCTTTGGGATCGGGCGTGAACAGCTCTTTTTCAAATCCAATCACAAATTCTCAATTGGTTTGAAATTCGGGCTTTGACTTTGCACTATATAATGTTACCTTGTTATCTTTTAATTATTTCTGTGTAGCTTTTTTAGTATGCTTTAGTCGGTGTCTTGCTGGAAAATGTATCTTCTCCCAAGGTTGAAACAGATCATCCTGCAGGATTTGCTGATCTTTTTCGGTTCTTTCTACATTGACAAACACAGCCTGATGCTAAAAAACATCCTCACAGCACAATGTTGCCACATGTTTCATGGTGGAGATGGTGTGTTTGTGGTGATGTGCATGGTATACAAAACCTAATTTCCAGTCTGATGACCAAAAggcaaatatttaaatatatctgaaaaaaaaaacttaattttggcAAATTCCAGTGAGATTTTATGTAAGCTTTTGTCAACAGTATCCTCTTACTCTCTCATGGGGCTTTGACTGGTGAAGAACCCGTGTAATAGTTGTTGCATGGACAAACTGGAGCTCTTGATTCCTTCAGAATACCGGTAGTGGTTAGAGTTGGACATTGCTTGAATTTGAACAATTTCAATTCCTATAATAATTCTTTGTTTTGATACCGGTTCGTAGTGATTCTTGATTTTGATACTAAAATAGGCAGGTTCATCATAGAAGTTTGTATGGTTTAAATAAGGGCACTAACCAGAGTTATTTTTTGACACTAGACAAAATTGTCTCTTTCAAAAATAAACGGTAGCATCTATTTCTTTTTTGTTGTTCGTCGAATATTCTGCGGTTATTTTTTGGTATGATCATCAAAACTAGAAtggaaattaaatttttttaacgaTTTCGGGTGAATTGTAATGTTAGTCTCTGTTCCGATCGATGCTCGACACCGAACCCTAGAAGTGGCATAGGCGCGTTAGTGTCCTCTCTCACCAAACTTCTTGTGGCCCGATCACTCAGTTTGTTAAGATGGCCAGCTCTCTGCAGATTTAGAAGAGTGCCATATCCTTCCCAGTTAGCTGGAAGTCTTCATGGAGTCATCTCCTGTCCTAAATTTTGAAGTTACCCTTTCTCTTAGTTGTTCTCACTAATTGTGACGTCGGAGGCATAAACTAGCTGGATCTCTACTGAATTAGGTCAGTCACTTTAAAAAGGGGGTGGATATTTATGCAAACACTTCATTCACATTATATATTTTCTATTCACCCAACACAAGTTTGTAGAAATCCGTTTTCACTTTGACATGAAAGTATATTTTTGTTCCAAATCGGGattttatattttaaaattaataaaggcTTAAACATCCTGGGGGGGTGAATACTTTAGTAAGACATTGTATATAAGATGTGTGCATACAGCACATTGCTTATTGAAACATATTTGAAGATAAAATGTCTTGCAACTGTACGTAAGCAAAAAACTACTTGAGGTGAACTTACGGACATCCATTTTCAAAGCTTTACAGCGCTGAGAAGGACCAGCAATGTTTGAAGCCTCACAGTAGTATTCGGCCGCATCCATCTTTTTTGCCGAAGGAAACTCCTAAAAAGACACAGGGTAAGGTGAAGGAGAGTTATTCCTACAAAAAAGGAGACAAAAATAGTGAGAGAGCTGAGAGTTGTCGCTGACCAAAGTGCCGGCCACAGAGTTCAGCCGATAGGTATAATTCTGGAACCCCGAAATCTTGCTCGGTTCAGGTGGCAGAGGGATGCCATTTCTGTACCACTTGTATTGGGAAGAGGGGGAGCCGTCTCCATCGTGACAGGTCAACAAGGCCTTTTTTCCAGTTGTCACTGAGGTGGGAACTCTACACAATGGTGGAGACGGAGGCACTGCGGGGCACAAGGTAGCTTTTCTTTAACTTTATGAACATACAGTCTCAAAAGACATGTATAGTAAGTATATATAGATGGATAATTAAGAAGGCTCTTTACCCAGAACTGTGAGCGTCACTCTGGCCTCCTTAAACAGACTATCGGTTGAAgacacctcacagtcatacacTCCATTATCCTTGCGGGTCACTTTATTAAATCTCAGATTGCTGCCATACATTGTCACACGGTTGGAATACGCCCCTGTGGAAAGAATTGCACATTAACAGTCACATAGAATATACACATGGCCAGAGTTGCAGCCTGCAACTTTGTTACTTATGAACAGTGAGGTTTAAAGACTTAACCTGCTGAATCGTGTTGTCAGGGGTTAGTGTGAAAATTTAGAATGTCAATGTGCTTTcggaaaacaaaactaactgtTGCATCAACTACATTTATACAGGTGCAGAATTTGAGAAACATCTTGCGAATAAGATGAAATACACAAAAAATAGATTAGTGGCACACTTACCAGTGGGATTTCCATCATAAAAAACATATTTCTGTG carries:
- the f11r.1 gene encoding F11 receptor, tandem duplicate 1 isoform X1, giving the protein MLFGCLVSTLLFTSVLTGVSGFSVTTSNANVQVKENAGVDLTCSYSADFGSNPRVVWKFKDRTGSQKYVFYDGNPTGAYSNRVTMYGSNLRFNKVTRKDNGVYDCEVSSTDSLFKEARVTLTVLVPPSPPLCRVPTSVTTGKKALLTCHDGDGSPSSQYKWYRNGIPLPPEPSKISGFQNYTYRLNSVAGTLEFPSAKKMDAAEYYCEASNIAGPSQRCKALKMDVRDVNTGGIVAGVIVALLLLVLLAVGIWYAHKKGYLPKITER
- the f11r.1 gene encoding F11 receptor, tandem duplicate 1 isoform X2, producing MLFGCLVSTLLFTSVLTGVSGFSVTTSNANVQVKENAGVDLTCSYSADFGSNPRVVWKFKDRTGSQKYVFYDGNPTGAYSNRVTMYGSNLRFNKVTRKDNGVYDCEVSSTDSLFKEARVTLTVLVPPSPPLCRVPTSVTTGKKALLTCHDGDGSPSSQYKWYRNGIPLPPEPSKISGFQNYTYRLNSVAGTLEFPSAKKMDAAEYYCEASNIAGPSQRCKALKMDVRDVNTGGIVAGVIVALLLLVLLAVGIWYAHKKGYLPSETQKPNVVYQPPSLYGGEDDDGDFKQKSSFVV